In one Flavobacteriales bacterium genomic region, the following are encoded:
- a CDS encoding peptide MFS transporter, which yields MAAAAPSLAEIRGFKGQYPRQLWSLFFTEMWERFCFYGMRGMLTVFMVSNLGLDDPTANLQYGAIQAFVYAFTFIGGVFADRILGFQKSLFWGALLMIAGGLIVAVSPKEHFYIGTCFSIIGTGFFKPNISTMVGQLYHADDSRRDAGFSLFYAGINVGALLGGAIMVSVGKYYSWRLAFALVGVVMSISLVNFLLTRRSLGPIGLSPLHADMPRNRRRFYEVATYIGSLLVIPLVLLLVTNTRYTDLFMYIIGPATLAYLAWEMRRFTAQENKRLLAALVFILFSILFWAFFEQSGGSLSLFALNNLRHSLLGLPMDPNVVNNGVNSLFVILFAAPIGILWVWLSKRRMEPNSVVKFGMGFLLLALAFFVFHATIYLASPDGLTSLDLFTLGYFVITFGELCLSPIGLSLMTKLAPQPVQGLMMGMWFLASAYGQYVAGLLGAGMSLADETATNIEKLQSYTDGYQQLALYALVAGLALLAISPFVRRLMRGVH from the coding sequence ATGGCAGCCGCCGCTCCCTCCCTGGCCGAGATCCGGGGCTTCAAGGGCCAGTACCCGCGACAGCTCTGGAGCCTGTTCTTCACCGAGATGTGGGAGCGCTTCTGCTTCTACGGCATGCGGGGCATGCTCACCGTCTTCATGGTGAGCAACCTCGGCCTCGACGACCCAACGGCCAACCTCCAGTACGGCGCCATCCAGGCCTTCGTATACGCCTTCACCTTCATCGGCGGGGTGTTCGCCGACCGGATCCTCGGCTTCCAGAAGTCGCTCTTCTGGGGCGCCCTGCTGATGATCGCCGGCGGGCTCATCGTGGCCGTCTCGCCCAAGGAGCACTTCTACATCGGCACCTGCTTCTCCATCATCGGCACGGGCTTCTTCAAGCCCAACATCAGCACCATGGTGGGCCAGCTCTACCACGCTGACGACAGCCGGCGCGACGCGGGTTTCAGCCTGTTCTATGCCGGCATCAACGTGGGGGCCCTGCTCGGGGGCGCCATCATGGTGAGCGTGGGCAAGTACTACAGCTGGCGCCTGGCCTTCGCCTTGGTGGGCGTGGTGATGTCCATCAGCCTGGTGAACTTCCTGCTCACCCGGCGCAGCCTGGGCCCCATCGGCCTGAGCCCGCTGCACGCCGACATGCCGCGGAACCGGCGCCGCTTCTATGAGGTCGCCACCTACATCGGCTCCCTGCTCGTGATCCCCCTGGTGCTGCTGCTGGTCACCAACACGCGCTACACGGACCTGTTCATGTACATCATCGGGCCCGCCACCCTGGCCTACCTGGCCTGGGAGATGCGTCGGTTCACCGCCCAGGAGAACAAGCGCCTGCTCGCCGCCCTGGTCTTCATCCTCTTCTCCATCCTGTTCTGGGCCTTCTTCGAGCAGAGCGGCGGGTCGCTCAGCCTCTTCGCGCTCAACAACCTGCGGCATTCGCTGCTGGGCCTGCCGATGGACCCCAACGTGGTGAACAATGGCGTGAACTCGCTCTTCGTGATCCTGTTCGCCGCGCCCATCGGCATCCTGTGGGTGTGGCTGAGCAAGCGGCGCATGGAGCCGAACAGCGTGGTGAAGTTCGGGATGGGCTTCCTGCTGCTGGCCCTGGCCTTCTTCGTCTTCCACGCCACCATCTACCTGGCCAGCCCGGACGGCCTCACTTCGCTCGACCTCTTCACCCTTGGCTACTTCGTCATCACCTTCGGGGAGCTGTGCCTATCGCCGATCGGCCTGTCGCTGATGACCAAGCTTGCGCCTCAGCCCGTGCAGGGGCTGATGATGGGGATGTGGTTCCTGGCGAGCGCCTATGGCCAATACGTGGCCGGTCTGCTCGGCGCGGGCATGAGCCTGGCCGACGAGACCGCCACCAACATCGAGAAGCTGCAGTCCTATACCGACGGCTACCAGCAGCTGGCCCTGTATGCGCTCGTAGCGGGGCTGGCCCTGCTGGCCATCTCTCCCTTCGTGCGCCGCCTGATGCGCGGCGTCCACTGA
- a CDS encoding thioredoxin family protein: MRNALRPARVLLLAALLAPLHMAAQTGRTAAAAAPAKGIRWLSMEDAQAQAKKAPKPLFVDVYTSWCGPCKMLDARTFADPKLAEYVNKHFYPVKFNAESGEPVTFKGQKFTNPDFNPGMVGGRNGTHQLTMAIANVQGRIAYPTVVYLDSDLNVLAPVQGYMTPEQIEPILVYFGEGHYKNQEYQAFLNGFKSRWTAP; encoded by the coding sequence ATGCGCAACGCCCTCCGCCCCGCCCGCGTGCTGCTCCTGGCAGCCCTGCTCGCCCCCCTTCACATGGCCGCCCAGACGGGCAGGACCGCCGCAGCGGCCGCACCTGCCAAGGGCATCCGCTGGCTGAGCATGGAGGATGCCCAGGCCCAGGCCAAGAAGGCCCCCAAGCCGCTCTTCGTGGACGTCTACACCAGCTGGTGCGGGCCGTGCAAGATGCTCGATGCCAGGACCTTCGCTGACCCCAAGCTGGCCGAGTACGTGAACAAGCACTTCTATCCCGTGAAGTTCAACGCGGAGAGCGGCGAACCCGTGACCTTCAAGGGCCAGAAGTTCACCAACCCGGACTTCAACCCCGGCATGGTGGGCGGCCGCAACGGCACCCACCAATTGACCATGGCCATCGCCAATGTGCAGGGCCGCATCGCCTATCCCACCGTGGTCTACCTGGACAGCGACCTGAATGTGCTGGCACCGGTACAGGGCTACATGACGCCGGAGCAGATCGAGCCGATCCTGGTCTACTTCGGCGAAGGGCACTACAAGAACCAGGAGTACCAGGCTTTCCTCAACGGCTTCAAGAGCCGCTGGACCGCGCCGTAG
- a CDS encoding citrate synthase, producing MSEKAQIILNGKTYEFPVIQGSEGEKAIDISKLRDETGYITLDFGYKNTGATTSAITFLDGEEGILHYRGYPIEQLAEKASFIEVAYLLLFGDLPNRKQLDEFEGNIRYHSLVHEDMKHFFEFFPSNAHPMGILSAMVNSLSTFYPKSQDPHRPQHEVLRTVYRLIAKMPTLAAISYKNNLGHPYMYPNNKLGYVENFLYMMFALPTEEYKVDPVVASALNTLLILHADHEQNCSTSTVRIVGSSQSNLYSAVSAGIAALWGPLHGGANQEVIEMLETIRNDGGDIQKWVNKAKDKNDPFRLFGFGHRVYKNFDPRARIIKKACDDVLAKLGVNDPVLEIAKQLEEIALRDDYFISRKLYPNVDFYSGIIYRAIGIPTRMFTVMFALGRLPGWIAQWKEMVENKEPIGRPRQIYTGATKRDYVALKDRK from the coding sequence ATGAGCGAGAAAGCGCAGATCATCCTCAACGGCAAGACCTATGAATTCCCGGTGATCCAGGGGAGCGAAGGCGAGAAAGCCATCGATATCAGCAAGCTGCGCGACGAAACGGGCTACATCACCCTCGATTTCGGCTACAAGAACACGGGTGCCACCACCAGCGCCATCACCTTCCTCGATGGCGAGGAGGGCATCCTGCACTACCGGGGCTATCCCATCGAGCAGCTCGCCGAGAAGGCCAGCTTCATCGAGGTGGCGTACCTGCTGCTGTTCGGCGACCTGCCGAACCGGAAGCAGCTGGACGAGTTCGAGGGGAACATCCGGTACCACTCGCTGGTGCATGAGGACATGAAGCATTTCTTCGAGTTCTTCCCGAGCAATGCCCATCCGATGGGCATCCTCTCGGCGATGGTGAACTCGCTGAGCACCTTCTACCCCAAGAGCCAGGACCCGCACCGCCCGCAGCATGAGGTGCTGCGCACGGTGTACCGCCTCATCGCCAAGATGCCGACGCTGGCGGCCATCAGCTACAAGAACAACCTGGGCCACCCCTACATGTACCCCAACAACAAGCTGGGCTACGTGGAGAACTTCCTGTACATGATGTTCGCCCTGCCCACCGAGGAGTACAAGGTGGACCCGGTGGTGGCCAGCGCGCTCAATACGCTGCTCATCCTGCATGCGGACCATGAGCAGAACTGCAGCACAAGCACGGTGAGGATCGTAGGCAGCAGCCAGAGCAACCTCTACAGCGCGGTGAGCGCCGGCATCGCCGCCCTCTGGGGCCCCCTTCACGGCGGCGCCAACCAGGAGGTGATCGAGATGCTGGAGACCATCCGCAACGACGGCGGCGACATCCAGAAATGGGTGAACAAGGCCAAGGACAAGAACGACCCCTTCCGCCTCTTCGGCTTCGGCCACCGGGTGTACAAGAACTTCGACCCGCGCGCCCGCATCATCAAGAAGGCCTGCGACGATGTGCTGGCCAAGCTCGGCGTGAACGACCCCGTGCTGGAGATCGCCAAGCAGCTGGAGGAGATCGCACTGAGGGACGACTACTTCATCAGCCGCAAGCTCTACCCCAACGTGGATTTCTACAGCGGCATCATCTACCGCGCCATCGGCATCCCCACCCGCATGTTCACCGTGATGTTCGCGCTCGGCCGCCTGCCGGGGTGGATCGCGCAGTGGAAGGAGATGGTGGAGAACAAGGAGCCGATTGGCCGGCCGCGGCAGATCTACACCGGCGCCACCAAGCGCGATTACGTGGCGCTGAAGGACCGCAAATAA
- a CDS encoding universal stress protein, producing MKKILVPTDFSAPAQGAVELAMRLAKEHGAAVHLLHAVDVPSTWQDAQFSTAVLATKPTKTQHELYPEARERVGAARQRLEDATNNMAKRGIKATYTLVPNAAWKEVVDATGKLGADLVIMGTHGAGALKEAFLGSHAQRVIRVSSVPVLTIRTKAGPRMERVLLVADPGEKGIERHLSKLMALVAGPRTRFHLLWVNTPNRFQDSAASMDQLDQLARKLPKTVGLHTTDHYTAAEGAIDFALRGRMDLIALVTHGRTGANAFLNPSVAETIANLSPLPTLTLKA from the coding sequence ATGAAGAAGATCCTGGTACCCACCGATTTCAGCGCACCCGCACAAGGAGCAGTTGAGCTTGCCATGCGCCTTGCAAAGGAGCATGGCGCCGCAGTGCATCTCCTCCACGCCGTGGATGTGCCGAGCACCTGGCAGGACGCCCAATTCAGCACTGCTGTGCTGGCCACCAAGCCGACCAAGACGCAGCATGAGCTCTACCCCGAGGCGCGCGAACGGGTGGGCGCGGCCCGTCAGCGGCTTGAAGATGCGACCAACAACATGGCCAAGCGCGGCATCAAGGCTACGTACACCTTGGTACCCAACGCGGCCTGGAAAGAAGTGGTGGATGCCACCGGCAAGCTTGGCGCCGATCTGGTGATCATGGGCACCCATGGAGCCGGGGCCCTCAAGGAGGCCTTCCTCGGCAGCCACGCCCAGCGCGTCATCCGCGTGAGCAGCGTGCCCGTGCTGACGATCCGGACGAAGGCCGGGCCGCGCATGGAGCGCGTGCTGCTGGTCGCCGACCCCGGCGAGAAAGGCATTGAGCGGCACCTGTCGAAGCTCATGGCCCTGGTGGCCGGACCGCGCACCCGCTTCCACCTGCTCTGGGTGAACACCCCGAACCGGTTCCAGGATAGTGCGGCATCGATGGACCAGCTGGACCAGCTTGCGCGAAAGCTCCCGAAGACCGTGGGCCTCCATACCACGGACCACTACACCGCTGCAGAAGGTGCCATCGATTTCGCCTTGAGGGGCCGTATGGACCTCATCGCCCTGGTCACCCACGGACGCACCGGGGCCAATGCCTTCCTGAATCCCAGCGTAGCCGAGACCATCGCGAACCTCAGTCCGTTGCCGACCCTTACCTTGAAAGCCTGA
- a CDS encoding universal stress protein, which yields MARILIPTDFSSNALSAAVYAIRLHGVEGNRFVLLNTYMMPHGAASTMWNMDDLLAREALAGVKAFAEVVRKAVPEPGLELDAVAEHGDLPNVIDRYRTDAERPAMVVMGTQGASGLQEVLFGSNTASVIKQGAFPVLAVPAKAVYRAPKRILLADDGGPVDRETLAPAIELARWNHGEIRVVRVITERKPAESTSSGTPYDALFGAIPHSLQYISGENVESALNDLAEQGDADLLVVLHRKRGIFQGLFHRSTAAALAMHTHLPLLVLQQADR from the coding sequence ATGGCCCGCATCCTCATCCCAACCGATTTCAGCAGCAACGCCCTGAGCGCGGCCGTTTACGCCATCCGCCTGCATGGCGTGGAGGGCAACCGCTTCGTGCTGCTCAACACCTACATGATGCCGCATGGCGCCGCAAGCACCATGTGGAACATGGATGACCTGCTGGCCCGCGAGGCCCTGGCCGGCGTGAAGGCCTTCGCCGAGGTGGTGCGGAAGGCGGTGCCGGAACCCGGCCTGGAGCTCGATGCCGTGGCGGAGCACGGCGACCTGCCCAATGTCATCGACCGGTACCGGACCGATGCCGAAAGGCCGGCCATGGTGGTGATGGGCACTCAGGGTGCCAGCGGGCTGCAGGAAGTGCTCTTCGGCAGCAACACCGCGAGCGTCATCAAGCAGGGCGCCTTCCCCGTGCTCGCCGTTCCGGCCAAGGCCGTCTACCGAGCGCCCAAGCGCATCCTCCTCGCCGATGATGGCGGGCCGGTGGACCGCGAAACACTCGCTCCGGCGATCGAACTGGCCCGTTGGAACCACGGCGAGATCCGCGTGGTGCGCGTCATCACCGAGCGCAAACCCGCCGAATCGACCTCGTCCGGCACGCCATACGATGCGCTCTTCGGGGCCATCCCGCACAGCCTCCAGTACATCAGCGGCGAGAACGTTGAGTCGGCCCTCAACGACCTTGCCGAGCAGGGCGATGCGGACCTGCTGGTGGTGCTGCACCGCAAGCGCGGCATCTTCCAAGGCCTGTTCCACAGGAGCACGGCGGCCGCCTTGGCCATGCACACGCACCTGCCGCTGCTGGTGCTGCAGCAAGCCGACCGCTGA
- a CDS encoding site-2 protease family protein: MAGALARGALPLFAFKGIQVRLHWSFIALPLYIVVSGLADDLGWPAIGLRLGMVGIVFVCVVLHEFGHALTARRFGVGTRDITLLPIGGVASLERMPEEPRQEFWITVAGPAVNLAIAVIAFIIMAAMGLVTLFSDLLLGATLYTNALFFLVGANLWLFLFNLIPAFPMDGGRILRSLLAMRMPRERATRIAAAIGRGAAVIGVGYGLLSGQPFLALIGLFIFLAAGAEARNVAQREQLRGIAVRQVMRTRFWTLGASASVREALDQLLSGGDGALVVTGLDGLPIGVLGRQDLFRAVESGSEHVRLADLPPHMAAAIAPDDDAHESTQRMVAAGLPLLPVVEHGALIGVLELENLEEYLLLRRAQATAGSR; the protein is encoded by the coding sequence ATGGCCGGTGCCCTCGCGCGCGGCGCGCTGCCGCTCTTCGCGTTCAAGGGCATCCAGGTGAGGCTGCATTGGTCCTTCATCGCGCTTCCCCTCTACATCGTCGTCTCCGGCCTGGCGGACGACCTCGGCTGGCCGGCCATCGGCCTGCGGCTCGGCATGGTCGGCATCGTCTTCGTGTGCGTGGTGCTCCATGAATTCGGGCATGCCCTCACCGCCCGGCGGTTCGGTGTGGGCACGCGCGACATCACCCTGCTGCCCATTGGCGGCGTCGCCTCCCTGGAGCGCATGCCCGAGGAGCCGCGGCAGGAATTCTGGATCACCGTGGCAGGGCCAGCGGTGAACCTCGCCATCGCCGTGATCGCCTTCATCATCATGGCGGCCATGGGCCTGGTGACGCTGTTCTCTGACCTGCTGCTGGGCGCCACGCTGTACACCAACGCCCTCTTCTTCCTGGTGGGCGCCAACCTCTGGCTCTTCCTCTTCAACCTCATCCCGGCATTCCCCATGGACGGGGGCCGTATCCTGCGCTCCCTGCTGGCGATGCGGATGCCCCGCGAGCGTGCCACCCGCATCGCTGCGGCCATCGGGCGCGGAGCGGCCGTAATCGGCGTCGGCTACGGCCTCCTCAGCGGGCAGCCCTTCCTGGCGCTCATCGGCTTGTTCATCTTCCTGGCCGCCGGGGCCGAGGCGCGCAATGTGGCCCAGCGCGAGCAGCTCCGCGGCATCGCGGTCCGCCAGGTGATGCGCACCCGCTTCTGGACCTTGGGCGCAAGCGCCAGTGTGCGCGAGGCGCTGGACCAGCTGCTCAGCGGCGGCGACGGGGCCTTGGTGGTGACCGGCCTTGATGGCCTGCCCATCGGCGTGCTCGGCCGGCAGGACCTCTTCCGGGCCGTGGAATCCGGGTCGGAGCATGTCCGCCTGGCCGACCTGCCCCCGCACATGGCCGCCGCAATCGCGCCGGATGACGATGCCCACGAGTCCACCCAGCGCATGGTGGCCGCCGGCCTGCCCTTGCTCCCGGTGGTGGAGCACGGTGCGCTGATCGGCGTGCTGGAGCTGGAGAACCTGGAAGAGTACCTGCTCCTGCGCCGTGCGCAGGCCACGGCCGGCAGCCGCTAG
- a CDS encoding DUF5777 family beta-barrel protein, which translates to MKPLRHLFLAPLLGAALIAPPLAAQDDLIGLLGEEETGPEYTNAAFKTTRVINGHSLENTAHGVLDFRIGHRFGPANGGAAQFYGLDGATVRLGLDYGVTDRLMVGIGRSSYQKTVDGFVKYKLLRQCDAGCSTPLTLAVVGAASMTTMSATDVPWYSPDRTDYFSHRLSYAWTLIIGRKFSESVSFQLNPGVVHRNLVATVEDPNDVFHISGAGRVKLTKRLAFNAEYFHVLRDQVPDAFRNSLSIGFDIETGGHVFQLHFTNSSGMFERAFITETTGDWANAFQPATKGGGFQFGFNISRVFTVHEPKKKP; encoded by the coding sequence ATGAAGCCCCTGCGCCACCTCTTCCTTGCGCCGTTGCTGGGCGCAGCCCTCATCGCCCCGCCGCTCGCGGCGCAGGACGACCTCATCGGCCTGCTCGGCGAGGAGGAGACAGGCCCTGAGTACACGAATGCCGCGTTCAAGACCACCCGTGTGATCAACGGGCACAGCCTGGAGAACACGGCGCATGGGGTGCTCGATTTCCGCATCGGCCACCGCTTCGGCCCCGCGAACGGCGGCGCCGCCCAATTCTATGGCCTCGATGGCGCGACGGTGCGCCTGGGCCTCGACTACGGCGTCACGGACCGCCTCATGGTGGGCATCGGTCGCAGCAGCTACCAGAAGACGGTGGACGGGTTCGTGAAGTACAAGCTGCTGCGGCAGTGCGATGCGGGCTGTAGCACGCCGCTTACGCTGGCCGTGGTGGGGGCGGCCTCCATGACCACCATGAGCGCTACCGATGTGCCCTGGTACTCCCCTGACCGGACCGACTATTTCTCGCACCGGCTTTCCTATGCCTGGACGCTCATCATCGGGCGCAAGTTCAGTGAAAGCGTCTCCTTCCAGCTCAACCCCGGCGTGGTGCACCGCAACCTGGTGGCCACGGTGGAGGACCCCAACGATGTCTTCCACATCAGCGGTGCCGGCCGGGTGAAGCTCACCAAGCGGCTGGCCTTCAACGCGGAATACTTCCACGTGCTGCGCGATCAGGTCCCCGATGCCTTCCGCAACTCACTCTCCATCGGCTTCGACATCGAGACCGGCGGCCACGTGTTCCAGCTGCATTTCACCAACAGCTCGGGCATGTTCGAGCGGGCCTTCATCACGGAGACCACCGGGGATTGGGCCAATGCATTCCAGCCGGCCACGAAGGGCGGCGGGTTCCAGTTCGGCTTCAACATCTCGCGCGTATTCACCGTGCACGAGCCGAAGAAGAAGCCTTGA
- a CDS encoding YceI family protein, whose translation MKNALLLAALLPLTAAAQERYMTRTGHIDFHSSTPMEDIHADNDKVTSVWDATTGAVEFVAVIKAFAFEKALMQEHFNENYMESNTYPKATFKGRIAGVTAEQLKQAGSYPVTVEGTITIHGVEKPMKATGTVTADGKGAVRAESAFQVKPADHDIKIPGAVRKNIAESIDVKVRMDYTRM comes from the coding sequence ATGAAGAACGCACTCCTCCTCGCAGCCCTGCTGCCCTTGACCGCTGCGGCGCAAGAGCGCTACATGACCCGCACCGGCCACATCGATTTCCACTCCTCCACGCCCATGGAGGATATCCATGCCGATAACGACAAGGTGACCAGCGTATGGGACGCGACCACCGGAGCCGTGGAGTTCGTGGCGGTGATCAAGGCCTTCGCCTTCGAGAAGGCGCTGATGCAGGAGCACTTCAATGAGAACTACATGGAGAGCAATACCTATCCGAAGGCTACCTTCAAGGGCCGCATCGCAGGGGTGACGGCCGAGCAGCTCAAGCAAGCCGGTTCCTACCCGGTGACCGTGGAGGGCACCATCACCATCCATGGCGTGGAGAAGCCCATGAAGGCCACCGGCACCGTCACGGCTGACGGGAAGGGCGCCGTGCGGGCCGAAAGCGCCTTCCAGGTGAAGCCCGCGGACCATGACATCAAGATCCCCGGCGCCGTGCGCAAGAACATCGCCGAGTCGATCGATGTGAAGGTGCGCATGGATTACACGCGCATGTGA
- a CDS encoding LytTR family DNA-binding domain-containing protein — protein sequence MKVLIVEDEEAAVKRLRKLLVGIGPGIEVVADVAAIGAAVDWIRSNPAPDLALFDVQLADGESFEIFRRVEVPFPVVFTTAYDAHALQAFRVNAIDYLLKPINPEELRAAVERVKRLGLVRDMGPLGTGQPSAEVPVAPVKRFLIRYGEHFKVVEPEQIAYIHSLMKNTFLRTREGRDLPLDESLDKLERQLDPQRFIRLNRQLIVSLQSIKELLAYSKSRVKVVLDPPYGEDAVVSSERSAAFKRWLAGE from the coding sequence ATGAAGGTGCTGATCGTTGAGGATGAGGAGGCCGCCGTGAAGCGGCTGCGCAAGCTGCTCGTGGGCATCGGTCCCGGCATCGAGGTGGTGGCCGACGTGGCCGCCATCGGAGCCGCAGTCGATTGGATCCGCTCCAACCCCGCGCCGGACCTGGCGCTGTTCGACGTGCAGCTCGCCGATGGTGAGAGCTTCGAGATCTTCCGGCGGGTGGAGGTGCCCTTTCCGGTGGTATTCACCACCGCCTACGATGCCCATGCACTGCAGGCCTTCCGGGTCAACGCCATCGATTACCTGCTGAAGCCCATCAACCCCGAGGAGCTCCGTGCCGCCGTGGAGCGGGTGAAGCGGCTCGGCCTGGTGCGCGACATGGGGCCCTTGGGCACGGGCCAGCCTTCTGCCGAGGTGCCCGTGGCACCGGTGAAGCGCTTCCTGATTCGCTACGGGGAGCATTTCAAGGTGGTGGAGCCCGAGCAGATCGCCTACATCCACTCGTTGATGAAGAACACCTTCCTGCGGACGCGTGAGGGGCGAGACCTCCCGCTGGATGAGAGCCTGGACAAGCTTGAGCGCCAATTGGACCCCCAGCGCTTCATCCGCCTGAACCGGCAGCTGATCGTGAGCCTCCAAAGCATCAAGGAACTCCTGGCCTACAGCAAGAGCCGGGTGAAGGTGGTGCTGGATCCGCCCTACGGCGAGGATGCCGTGGTGAGCAGCGAGCGCAGCGCGGCGTTCAAGCGCTGGCTGGCGGGCGAGTAA